In one Chryseobacterium camelliae genomic region, the following are encoded:
- a CDS encoding fibronectin type III domain-containing protein translates to MKMIKTKRFLRDLVVLFCMVFGLFAHAQTITIGTGTGTQRQPLGSYYAYEMSASLYTAAEINLPAGGSIQSVAWNSTVAMNFNLPIKIYLKSVPSTTTTLTALPWTTEKTGAVLVYDGTVSNLPTGWNTITLQNQYYYNGTDNLEVLVETNFGGASGGSTSSTGSKITYTTATTKYMYYFSNNAPQVTNGYISSSRPNIRLTFGAPPACIPPSISGLTLSTLTTTSAGISWVAPSATPAGGYDVYYTTSTAMPTSTTTPSQTEPGTTATLSPLTANTTYYAWVRSKCSSSSQSTWTGPLVIYTAYCLPTGGTSSTTSYLSQITTTGGWTNLNYIASSYTAYVDNSSTTLSTSPGSAINVTLKGANTSYYRYYIWVDWNNDMDFNDTGETILATTTSVNTGISTIVNVPAAQPYGNYRVRFAASGSGAIAPCGPAPYGNYVDYNLEIGAPPTCMPPTAVVLNATSTSSASIGWTASTSAPLGYEIYYNTTNIAPGPGTVPQITGVTGTTATIPGLAANTTYYIWVRARCSSSDASPWGGPVTVYTAYCVPSAGTSTTIYYLAQISTTGGWTNLNYTASSYTAYVDNSSTLINTSPGSVINVSLKGANTSYYRYYVWVDWNNDLDFDDAGETILATTTTVNTGVSTVINIPAALPYGTYRVRFATSGSGAITSCGPAPYGSYVDYNLKVEAPPSCLPPTGMSVGSIEGTGAIISWAAPTTLPANGYVYYISTSPTPPAAGATPTGTSMTNSVDLNPTLVPNTTYYWWVRAVCSPTDSSYWAEGPSFMTTQIPAALPYLQNFEGVNDFGLLNGTQTNKWFHGSATGNTGKSIYISNDNGVSNAYTITSTSIVQTYRDIKIPAGTSLATFSFDWKAQGQTTVDYLRVWLVPATFLPTPGTQITTGTGRIQIGQYNQNGAWQSYSNTTLNLTNFAGTVMRLVFEWVNNASTGTQPPAAIDNIVLRVCSTATPVVTVTPASITHNSATITWPQDIGGASYKIRYRPVGSTGGWLPTAGPIDVAAVPGTTQTFTLNAPNNPLTPATLYEVEVAAVCNTINVGVYSHNEFTTKCDPTPPNVTFTNITSTSAVVNWSPIVASATYQMQWRKVGDPGWSLPIDLPNPPANTTYLLSGLTPYTQYEVQVRSTCVGSTTPNPWSSLSRFTTERTCEIPPPGLTILELKPTSAKVQWDPYVGPDATGKYILRYRKVGIPGWTNVPVSTNLYTLTGLTELTKYEMQVANVCSGTPGNYTLPYYFTTPTVIYCQMGANTASGEYISQVTVTPTGKPQMKNPSGASQYTDYTAEPLAQIEMIQGSANNQLTIDKVASGDAGVVAWIDFDRNGEFDINERILVSGPNTAATATATATFSVPSDAFVSNVDYMYVVMRVALMKGGLPVNCTNFDNGEVEDYTVRITKKPTASLLNQTDILIYPNPVSTVLNVKNISKRANYKIYNAAGQLVTKGIILNNKVDVHSLINGVYMIDIEDGSTSVQKKFIKE, encoded by the coding sequence ATGAAAATGATTAAAACCAAAAGATTCCTGAGGGACTTGGTTGTATTGTTTTGTATGGTCTTTGGGCTGTTTGCTCATGCACAAACAATTACAATAGGTACAGGAACGGGTACCCAAAGGCAGCCGTTAGGATCTTATTATGCCTACGAAATGTCGGCTTCACTTTATACTGCTGCGGAAATCAATTTGCCGGCAGGAGGGAGTATTCAATCTGTAGCTTGGAACAGTACGGTTGCAATGAACTTCAATCTTCCGATAAAGATTTATTTAAAATCTGTACCCAGTACAACAACAACATTAACAGCACTGCCTTGGACTACGGAAAAAACGGGTGCTGTACTGGTGTATGATGGAACAGTAAGTAATTTGCCGACAGGTTGGAATACGATTACTTTACAAAATCAATATTATTATAATGGTACGGATAATTTAGAGGTTTTGGTCGAAACGAATTTTGGAGGTGCTTCAGGAGGTTCAACGAGTAGTACAGGAAGTAAAATTACATATACTACTGCTACGACTAAGTATATGTATTATTTTTCTAATAATGCACCGCAAGTAACTAATGGGTATATTTCTTCCAGCAGACCTAATATTAGACTGACATTTGGAGCGCCTCCGGCATGTATACCACCATCTATATCTGGACTAACTTTATCAACATTAACGACAACGAGTGCAGGAATTAGCTGGGTAGCCCCGTCAGCAACTCCTGCGGGAGGATATGATGTTTATTATACGACATCTACAGCAATGCCGACTTCTACTACCACACCTTCTCAAACGGAGCCGGGCACTACAGCTACGCTTTCCCCATTGACGGCAAATACTACTTATTATGCATGGGTAAGATCAAAATGTAGTTCTTCTAGTCAGAGTACTTGGACTGGACCGCTAGTAATATATACGGCATATTGTTTGCCTACAGGAGGAACCAGCTCCACAACGTCTTATTTATCTCAAATTACAACAACGGGAGGATGGACGAATTTAAATTATATTGCCTCATCTTATACAGCATATGTTGATAACTCATCTACTACATTGAGTACTTCACCGGGAAGTGCTATTAATGTGACTTTGAAAGGAGCAAATACCTCATATTATCGTTATTATATATGGGTGGATTGGAATAATGATATGGATTTTAATGATACAGGAGAAACCATTCTTGCTACAACAACATCGGTTAATACGGGCATTTCAACAATTGTTAATGTGCCCGCGGCACAACCATATGGTAACTATAGAGTAAGATTTGCAGCATCAGGGTCGGGTGCTATTGCTCCTTGTGGTCCAGCTCCTTACGGGAATTATGTGGATTATAACTTAGAGATTGGTGCTCCACCAACCTGTATGCCTCCTACGGCAGTAGTTTTAAACGCTACTTCCACATCATCCGCAAGTATTGGATGGACGGCTTCTACATCTGCCCCTTTAGGATATGAAATATATTATAATACCACAAATATTGCTCCCGGACCAGGAACGGTACCTCAGATTACAGGGGTGACAGGTACAACGGCTACGATTCCCGGTTTAGCAGCAAATACCACTTATTATATTTGGGTAAGAGCAAGATGTAGCTCGTCTGATGCAAGCCCGTGGGGAGGACCAGTCACTGTATATACAGCATACTGTGTGCCTTCTGCTGGTACGAGTACAACAATATATTATCTAGCTCAAATATCTACAACCGGGGGATGGACAAATCTAAATTATACAGCATCATCGTATACGGCATATGTTGATAATTCATCGACTCTAATCAATACTTCACCCGGAAGCGTAATTAATGTATCGCTAAAGGGAGCAAACACATCTTATTATCGTTATTATGTGTGGGTAGATTGGAATAACGATTTGGATTTCGATGACGCAGGAGAGACTATTCTGGCAACTACCACTACTGTTAATACAGGAGTTTCGACAGTTATTAACATACCAGCAGCACTACCGTATGGAACTTACCGGGTAAGGTTCGCAACATCGGGTTCGGGTGCTATTACTTCTTGTGGACCAGCCCCATACGGTAGTTATGTTGATTATAATTTAAAAGTGGAAGCACCGCCTTCGTGCTTACCACCTACAGGGATGTCTGTTGGTTCAATAGAAGGAACTGGGGCTATTATCAGTTGGGCAGCTCCAACAACTTTACCGGCTAATGGATATGTTTATTATATTTCTACGTCACCTACACCTCCTGCCGCTGGAGCAACTCCTACAGGAACTTCAATGACTAATTCAGTAGATTTAAATCCTACTCTAGTTCCTAATACAACTTATTATTGGTGGGTAAGAGCGGTATGCTCACCTACGGATAGTAGTTATTGGGCAGAAGGACCGAGCTTTATGACGACTCAGATTCCTGCTGCACTTCCATATCTTCAGAATTTTGAAGGGGTTAATGATTTCGGATTATTAAATGGAACGCAAACGAATAAATGGTTCCATGGCTCTGCGACAGGAAACACTGGAAAATCTATTTATATATCTAATGATAATGGAGTAAGTAATGCTTATACCATTACCAGTACAAGTATTGTACAAACTTACAGGGATATTAAAATTCCAGCTGGAACTTCCCTGGCTACCTTCTCTTTTGACTGGAAGGCACAAGGACAGACTACTGTGGATTATTTAAGAGTATGGCTGGTTCCTGCAACTTTTTTACCTACACCGGGAACTCAGATTACGACTGGTACAGGTAGAATTCAGATAGGACAATATAATCAAAATGGTGCTTGGCAGTCGTATTCTAATACCACTTTAAATCTTACCAATTTTGCAGGCACTGTAATGCGTTTGGTATTCGAATGGGTAAATAACGCAAGTACCGGAACTCAACCACCGGCAGCAATCGATAATATTGTATTAAGAGTTTGTAGCACTGCTACCCCTGTAGTGACAGTAACCCCGGCTTCGATTACACATAACTCAGCAACGATTACCTGGCCACAGGATATCGGAGGCGCTTCTTATAAAATCAGATACCGCCCGGTAGGTTCTACAGGAGGTTGGTTGCCAACAGCCGGTCCTATAGATGTAGCGGCTGTGCCTGGAACAACTCAGACGTTTACATTAAATGCGCCAAACAACCCGTTAACTCCAGCTACATTATATGAAGTGGAAGTAGCAGCGGTTTGTAATACTATTAATGTAGGAGTGTATTCACACAATGAGTTTACGACGAAATGTGACCCGACTCCACCAAACGTAACCTTTACGAATATTACTTCCACTTCAGCAGTAGTGAACTGGTCACCCATAGTAGCCAGTGCAACGTATCAGATGCAATGGAGAAAAGTAGGCGATCCGGGATGGAGTCTTCCTATTGATTTACCAAACCCACCGGCAAATACAACGTATTTACTATCAGGTTTAACACCTTATACTCAGTATGAAGTTCAGGTGAGAAGTACATGTGTTGGTTCAACAACGCCTAACCCATGGTCAAGCTTATCAAGATTTACAACAGAGAGAACCTGTGAAATCCCACCACCGGGATTAACGATTTTAGAATTAAAACCGACGAGTGCCAAAGTTCAGTGGGATCCTTATGTAGGTCCGGATGCAACAGGTAAATATATTTTAAGATACAGAAAAGTAGGAATTCCTGGATGGACCAATGTTCCTGTGTCTACCAATCTTTATACCCTGACCGGTTTAACAGAACTGACCAAATATGAAATGCAGGTAGCCAATGTATGTAGTGGTACTCCAGGTAACTATACCTTACCGTATTACTTTACTACGCCTACGGTAATTTATTGCCAGATGGGAGCTAATACCGCTTCAGGAGAATATATTTCCCAGGTAACAGTTACTCCTACTGGAAAACCTCAGATGAAGAATCCTTCGGGAGCTTCTCAGTATACCGATTACACGGCAGAGCCACTGGCTCAGATTGAAATGATTCAGGGATCAGCAAACAATCAGTTGACCATTGATAAAGTAGCAAGCGGAGATGCGGGAGTTGTAGCATGGATTGACTTTGACAGAAACGGGGAATTCGATATCAATGAAAGAATCCTTGTTTCCGGACCAAATACCGCAGCAACGGCAACGGCAACGGCAACATTCAGTGTACCGTCAGATGCTTTTGTCAGCAATGTTGACTATATGTATGTAGTGATGAGAGTGGCTTTAATGAAAGGCGGTCTTCCGGTGAACTGTACAAACTTCGATAACGGAGAAGTGGAAGATTACACGGTAAGAATCACTAAGAAACCGACAGCCAGTTTGTTGAATCAGACGGATATCTTAATTTACCCTAACCCTGTAAGCACAGTATTGAATGTGAAGAATATCAGCAAACGTGCAAATTACAAGATTTACAATGCAGCAGGTCAGCTGGTAACTAAGGGAATCATCTTGAACAACAAGGTTGATGTACATTCGCTGATCAACGGCGTGTATATGATCGATATTGAGGATGGCTCCACTTCGGTACAGAAGAAGTTTATCAAGGAATAA
- a CDS encoding fibronectin type III domain-containing protein: MKKLFTFFTLLVCFFCTGLLQHVRGQAPATLPYMQNFTSANDFTFVNGTQVNKWVYGTAAGNPGGSIYVSNDNGVTNNYTIASGSVVHAYREFTVPAGTTMATLVFDWRSYGNDSTFDRMRVYLAPSTFTPTAGTQMTATGGNIQLGANFEMQNTWQNYTNPTVNLTSFAGTTVKLIFEWRNDTIVGASPACAVDNINFFIPTCVVPSAQTVTGVVSNGATLGWTSPTPAPANGFEYYITTTNVPPVAGTPPTGTTTTPSVNLVPTLTPNTQYFWWVKSVCSSTDSSLWMPGPSFTTTQIPASLPYTQSFSGSNDFGFTTGTQINKWYHGTAAGNPVNGIYISNDNGATNAYTTSPPSTQVTHAYRDFTIPAGTTAASPAILSFDWRALGDGTTDYLRVWVVPAAYMPTAGALITAGTDRVQLAQLNQQGTWQNYLNPTLNVSAYAGSVMRLVFEWRNDTFGGNQPPAAIDNVNLLIPTCKVPTALNVTGLVANGANINWTAPTPAPANGYAYYVSTSNIPPTGAPTGTTTGTTVNLAPTLTPNTTYYWWVRAICSSTDSSIWVPGPSFTTTQIPATLPYSQNFNTNDFGFVNGNQINKWYYGSAAGNPVNAIYISDNGGVANTYTTSTSTSQVTHAYRDFAIPAGTTAASPAILTFDWRAFGEGTTWDYLRVWMVPASFMPTAGTQITAGTGRVQIGQFNQQSAWQNYINTNVNLAAYAGATMRLVFEWRSDTTGGTQPPAAVDNINLLIPTCKVPTALTVTGVVSNGATISWTAPTPAPAGGYVYYVSASNVPPGAGTPGTPVTGTTVNLAPTLTPNTTYYWWVKAVCSSTDSSIWIPGPSFMTTQIPAVLPYLQNFETANDLGLLNGTQTNKWFHGSATGNTGKSLYISNDNGATNVYTITSSSVVQAYRDIAIPAGTSLATFSFDWKAQGESSWDYIRVWLVPSNFMPTPGTQITAGTGRVQVGQYNQNGTTWQSYSNANLNLTSFAGTTMRLVFEWRNDTTGGTQPPAAIDNIVLRVCSTATPVVTVTPASITHNSATITWPQDIGGASYKIRYRPVGSTGGWLPTAGPIDVAAVPGTTQTFTLNAPNNPLTPATLYEVEVAAVCNTINVGAYSHNEFTTKCDPTPPNVTFTNITSTSAVVNWSPIVASATYQMQWRKVGDPGWIGPITLPNPPANTTYLLSGLTPYTQYEVQVRSTCVGSTTPNPWSSLSRFTTERTCEIPPPGLTILELKPTSAKVQWDPYVGPDATGKYILRYRKVGIPGWTNVPVSTNLYTLTGLTELTKYEMQVANVCSGTPGNYTLPYYFTTPTVIYCQMGANTASGEYISQVTVTPNGKPQMKNPSGASQYTDYTADPLAQIEMIQGSVNNQLTIDKVASGDAGVVAWIDFDRNGEFDINERILVSGPNTAATATATFSVPSDAFVSNVDYMYVVMRVALMKGGLPVNCTNFDNGEVEDYTVRITKKPTASLLNQTDILIYPNPVSTVLNVKNISKRANYKIYNAAGQLVTKGIILNNKVDVHSLINGVYMIDIEDGSTSVQKKFIKE, from the coding sequence ATGAAGAAACTCTTTACTTTTTTTACACTTCTTGTGTGTTTTTTCTGTACAGGATTATTGCAACACGTAAGAGGACAGGCACCTGCAACTTTACCATATATGCAGAACTTTACTTCAGCTAATGACTTTACCTTTGTTAATGGAACACAAGTTAATAAATGGGTATATGGAACAGCAGCTGGTAATCCAGGAGGTTCAATTTATGTGTCAAATGATAATGGTGTAACGAATAACTATACCATTGCTAGTGGTAGTGTAGTTCATGCTTATAGAGAATTTACGGTTCCGGCAGGAACGACTATGGCAACATTGGTTTTTGACTGGAGATCGTATGGTAATGACTCTACATTTGATAGAATGAGAGTGTATTTGGCTCCTTCCACTTTTACTCCAACGGCAGGTACTCAAATGACCGCTACGGGAGGGAATATTCAGCTTGGAGCTAATTTTGAAATGCAAAATACATGGCAAAATTATACAAATCCTACAGTAAATTTAACCAGTTTTGCAGGGACTACTGTGAAATTGATTTTTGAATGGAGAAATGATACTATTGTTGGAGCAAGTCCGGCTTGCGCAGTAGATAATATCAACTTTTTTATACCTACCTGTGTTGTGCCTTCAGCACAGACAGTAACTGGTGTCGTGTCAAACGGAGCAACGTTGGGCTGGACTTCACCAACTCCGGCACCTGCGAATGGGTTTGAATATTATATTACTACTACTAACGTACCACCGGTTGCTGGAACACCGCCTACCGGAACTACAACCACTCCATCGGTGAACTTAGTACCTACGTTAACACCGAATACACAATATTTTTGGTGGGTGAAATCGGTTTGTTCATCTACAGACAGTAGTCTTTGGATGCCTGGCCCTTCTTTTACAACAACTCAAATACCTGCTAGTTTACCTTATACTCAATCTTTTTCCGGAAGTAATGATTTTGGGTTTACTACAGGTACTCAGATTAATAAATGGTATCACGGCACGGCTGCAGGTAACCCGGTAAATGGAATTTATATATCAAACGATAACGGAGCTACAAATGCGTATACGACCAGTCCACCAAGTACACAGGTAACTCATGCTTATAGAGATTTCACTATTCCGGCAGGAACAACTGCTGCTTCTCCTGCAATTTTATCATTTGATTGGAGAGCGCTTGGAGATGGAACTACAGATTATTTAAGAGTGTGGGTGGTACCAGCGGCGTACATGCCTACTGCAGGAGCATTGATTACTGCAGGAACAGATAGGGTTCAATTGGCACAATTAAATCAACAAGGAACATGGCAGAATTATTTGAACCCGACTTTAAATGTTTCGGCTTATGCTGGTTCGGTAATGCGTTTGGTCTTTGAATGGAGAAATGATACTTTTGGAGGAAACCAGCCTCCTGCAGCGATTGACAATGTTAATTTATTAATACCGACTTGTAAAGTACCTACTGCATTAAACGTAACAGGGCTTGTGGCTAATGGTGCTAATATAAATTGGACGGCACCTACACCGGCACCTGCAAATGGATATGCTTATTATGTTTCCACATCAAATATACCTCCTACGGGAGCTCCTACAGGAACAACAACAGGGACAACAGTAAATTTGGCTCCGACTTTAACACCGAATACAACGTATTATTGGTGGGTAAGAGCTATTTGTTCTTCTACGGATAGCAGTATTTGGGTTCCGGGTCCTAGTTTTACAACTACACAGATTCCGGCTACCCTCCCGTATTCTCAAAACTTTAATACAAACGACTTTGGTTTTGTAAACGGAAACCAGATTAATAAATGGTATTATGGCTCTGCGGCAGGTAATCCGGTAAACGCTATTTATATTTCCGATAATGGAGGAGTAGCAAATACCTATACTACTAGCACATCAACTAGTCAGGTGACTCATGCATATAGAGATTTTGCCATTCCTGCAGGAACAACCGCAGCTTCGCCTGCTATTCTGACCTTTGATTGGAGGGCTTTTGGAGAGGGGACTACATGGGATTATCTTAGAGTCTGGATGGTGCCTGCTTCATTTATGCCTACTGCAGGAACGCAAATTACAGCGGGTACGGGAAGAGTTCAGATAGGACAGTTCAATCAACAATCGGCATGGCAGAATTATATTAATACCAATGTAAATTTAGCTGCTTATGCGGGAGCTACAATGCGTCTGGTATTCGAATGGAGAAGTGATACTACGGGTGGAACACAACCTCCTGCAGCTGTTGATAATATTAATTTATTGATTCCAACATGTAAAGTACCAACAGCTTTGACGGTAACGGGAGTTGTATCCAATGGAGCAACGATTAGCTGGACGGCTCCAACACCCGCTCCTGCTGGAGGATATGTATATTACGTGTCTGCTTCGAATGTACCTCCTGGTGCAGGTACTCCTGGAACACCTGTTACAGGAACAACAGTAAACCTTGCTCCGACTTTAACTCCAAATACGACTTACTACTGGTGGGTAAAAGCGGTTTGTTCTTCTACAGATTCCAGTATTTGGATTCCTGGACCAAGCTTTATGACGACTCAGATTCCTGCTGTACTTCCATATCTTCAGAATTTTGAAACAGCGAATGACTTGGGGTTATTGAATGGAACGCAAACAAATAAATGGTTCCATGGCTCTGCCACAGGAAACACAGGAAAATCTCTTTATATTTCTAATGATAATGGAGCAACGAATGTGTATACAATTACATCTTCAAGTGTAGTACAGGCATATAGAGATATTGCAATTCCAGCTGGAACATCTTTAGCTACCTTCTCTTTTGATTGGAAAGCGCAAGGGGAGAGTTCTTGGGATTATATAAGAGTATGGTTGGTTCCGTCTAACTTTATGCCTACACCTGGAACACAGATTACAGCTGGTACAGGAAGAGTTCAGGTAGGTCAGTATAATCAAAACGGGACTACCTGGCAGTCTTATTCCAATGCCAACCTGAACCTTACCAGTTTTGCAGGAACTACCATGCGTTTGGTATTTGAATGGAGAAATGATACTACAGGAGGAACTCAACCACCGGCAGCAATCGATAATATTGTATTAAGAGTTTGCAGCACTGCTACCCCTGTAGTGACAGTAACCCCGGCTTCAATTACACATAATTCAGCAACGATTACCTGGCCACAGGATATCGGAGGCGCTTCTTATAAAATCAGATACCGTCCGGTAGGTTCTACAGGAGGTTGGTTGCCAACAGCCGGTCCTATAGATGTAGCGGCTGTGCCTGGAACAACTCAGACGTTTACATTAAATGCCCCAAACAACCCGTTAACTCCAGCTACATTATATGAAGTAGAAGTAGCAGCGGTTTGTAATACCATTAATGTAGGAGCGTACTCACATAATGAATTTACGACGAAATGTGACCCGACTCCACCAAACGTAACCTTTACGAATATTACTTCCACTTCAGCAGTAGTGAACTGGTCACCCATAGTAGCCAGTGCAACGTATCAGATGCAGTGGAGAAAAGTAGGCGATCCGGGATGGATCGGACCGATTACTTTACCAAACCCACCGGCAAATACAACGTATTTACTATCAGGTTTAACACCTTATACTCAGTATGAAGTTCAGGTGAGAAGTACATGTGTGGGCTCCACAACGCCTAACCCATGGTCAAGCTTATCAAGATTTACAACAGAGAGAACCTGTGAAATACCACCACCGGGATTAACGATTTTAGAATTAAAACCTACCAGTGCCAAAGTTCAGTGGGATCCTTATGTAGGTCCGGATGCAACAGGTAAATATATTTTAAGATACAGAAAAGTAGGAATTCCTGGATGGACCAATGTTCCTGTGTCTACCAATCTTTATACCCTGACCGGTTTAACAGAACTGACCAAATATGAAATGCAGGTAGCCAATGTATGTAGTGGTACTCCAGGTAACTATACTTTACCGTATTACTTTACTACGCCTACGGTAATTTATTGTCAGATGGGAGCTAATACCGCTTCAGGAGAATATATTTCCCAGGTAACTGTTACTCCTAATGGAAAACCTCAGATGAAGAATCCTTCGGGAGCTTCTCAGTATACCGATTATACGGCAGACCCTCTAGCTCAGATTGAAATGATCCAGGGCTCAGTAAACAATCAGTTGACCATTGATAAAGTAGCAAGCGGAGATGCGGGAGTTGTAGCATGGATTGACTTTGACAGAAACGGAGAATTCGATATCAATGAAAGAATCCTTGTTTCCGGACCGAATACCGCAGCAACGGCAACAGCAACATTCAGTGTACCATCCGATGCATTTGTCAGCAATGTTGACTATATGTATGTAGTGATGAGAGTGGCTTTAATGAAAGGCGGTCTTCCTGTGAACTGTACAAACTTTGATAACGGAGAAGTAGAAGATTACACGGTACGAATCACTAAGAAACCGACAGCCAGTTTGTTGAATCAGACGGATATCTTAATTTACCCTAACCCTGTAAGCACGGTATTGAATGTAAAGAATATCAGCAAGCGGGCAAATTACAAGATTTACAATGCAGCGGGTCAGCTGGTAACTAAAGGAATCATCTTGAACAACAAGGTTGATGTACATTCGCTGATCAACGGTGTGTATATGATCGATATTGAGGATGGCTCCACTTCGGTACAGAAGAAGTTTATCAAGGAATAA